One Candidatus Symbiobacter mobilis CR genomic window, ACACCTACTGAGACCCGTCGGGTTTTTTCGATCCAGGCGTTGCTTCCAACCCCCACCGGGCGCCGGTGCGTTCGGTGGGGGTTTTCGTGTACGCGGGTGCGTAGCCATGGCATGGAATTTGTGCGTTGCCAACCAGAAGGGCGGTGTCGGCAAGACGACGACCACCGTCAACCTTGCTGCAGGGCTGGCCAAGCTCGGGCGCAGGGTGTTGATGGTCGATCTCGATCCCCAGGGCAATGCGACGATGGGGTCGGGCATTGACAAGCGCACGCTGCCGTTGTCGGTGTACCACGTGTTGTTGGGTACGGCAACGATCGAGGAAGCACGGGTGCGCAATGCACGGCTCTTTGACGCGGGGTGCGGCTACGACGTGGTGGCTGCGAACCGCGAGCTATCCGGCGCTGAAGTGGAGCTTGTCGAGCTGGAGCGGCGCGAATCTCGGTTGCGCGAGGCTCTTGCGCTCGTCGATGACGCCTATGACTTCATTCTGGTGGACTGCCCGCCCAGCCTGTCGATGCTGACGCTCAACGCCTTGTGTTGCGCCAGAGGGGTGGTCGTGCCGATGCAGTGCGAATACTTCGCACTGGAAGGGCTGGCCGACCTTGTGAATACGATTCGCCAGGTTCATGCCAATCTGCACCGTGGTTTGCAGCATATTGGGCTGCTGCGCATCATGTTCGACCCTCGCGTGACTTTGCAGCAGCAGGTCAGCCAAGAGCTGGAAGCACGCTACCAAGACAAGGGTCAGTTGTTCCAAACCATCATCCCGCGCAATGTCCGTCTTGCGGAAGCGCCGAGCTACGGGCTTCCCGGCGTGGTGTTCGACCCTTCCTCCAAGGGCGCGCGGGCTTTTTGTGCATTTGCCCAGGAGCTGGCTGACCGCTTTGCCACTGCATAGGATGTGCGGTGGGTGGCGGGCGCTGTTGCTCCGGGTACCCCCCCTTTTTTCGATCTTTCACCATGGAAAACAAAGAAAACACCTTGGCAATCCATCGCCTACTCGCTTTGCTGGAGGCGCGCTACGCGATGCGCATCTTGTGGGCTTTGGCCGATGGCCGGGCGCAGACTTTCCGGCTGTTACAAGACAGCGTGGGAGGGGTCACGCCCAATACCCTCAACGCCCGGCTTAAGGAATTGCGCGCTGCGGGGGTGATCACGCACGGAACCGGCGGCTATTTTTTGACTCCCGCCGGGGAGCAACTCGTCGCCTGCGTCGGCACCCTGGTGAATCTGGCCGTCCGCTGGTCCGGGGAAGGCCGGATGCCCAACGGGGTAGCCGCTGTACGCATGGGGCGTGTGAGCTGCGCGGAGGACAAGGCAAGCTAAAGGCTTGTCCGTAAGCGATGGACATAGGCCGCTGCATATCGCGACTTCCGTCGCTCCTGCAACATCTTGCGCAGTGCTGCGCATGCATTTGCGTTGCAGGAATGGCGGAAATCGCGATAGCGCTTATGCGAAAATCTTCGGCTTCCCCCCAAATTTGGGCGTAGATTGACGAGAGGAAAACATGTACGCAGTCATAAAAACCGGAGGCAAACAATACAAGGTTGCCCCTGGCGAAAAAATCAAGGTAGAACAGATCGCTGCGGAAGTCGGGCAAGAAGTGGTGCTGAGCGAAGTGCTCGCCGTGGGTGCTGGTGCGGAATTGCGCGTTGGTGCTCCTCTGGTGGCCGGTGTCAGCGTGCGCGCCAAGGTGCTGTCGCAGGGCAAGCACCCCAAGGTGCGCATCTTCAAGCTGCGCCGCCGCAAACACTACCAAAAGCACCAGGGGCACCGCCAGCGGTACACCGAATTGCTGATCGAGGCGATCGACACCATTGAGGGCTAAGTGCCTTCCGGGCGCTCACCTGTCACCACTTCCGAGGAGAACATTCCATGGCACACAAAAAAGGCGGCGGTTCCACACGCAATGGCCGCGATTCGCAGCCGAAGATGCTCGGCGTCAAGGTTTTCGGCAGCCAGCGTATCCAGGCTGGTGCGATCATCGTTCGCCAGCGCGGCACCCGTTTCCATCCGGGGACGAATGTCGGCCTTGGGCGGGATCACACGCTCTTTGCGCTGACCGATGGCACGGTCCAGTTTGCGGTGCGCGGCGCCTTGCGCAGGCAGACGGTCAGCGTCGTCGCTGCATAGCGCCTGCGCGGCTGAGCACCTGCCTCTGCCCCTACCCCTGCCCTTAGGGCGACTGGTCGTCCTGGAACCCTGCCCCGCGCAGGGTTTTTTGTTTTATGAAATTCGTTGACGAAGCCTATATCGAAATCTGCGCCGGGGACGGCGGTGCGGGGTGCTCCGCGTTTCGGCACGAGAAGTTCCGCGAATTCGGCGGTCCCAGCGGCGGGGACGGCGGGCGTGGCGGGCATGTGTACGCCGTGGCCGACCCCAACCTCAACACCCTCGTGGACTACCGCTATGCACGACGGCACGAAGCCCAGCGTGGCCAGCATGGCATGGGTTCGGACATGTACGGCGCAGCAGGGCATGACATCACCCTGAAGATGCCGGTGGGTACGGTCATTCGCGATGCGCAATCGGGCGAAGTCCTGTTTGAACTGTTGCAGCCTGGCGAGGTCATCACCCTGGCCAAGGGAGGCGATGGGGGGTTTGGCAATCTGCACTACAAAAGTTCGACCAACCGCGCGCCACGCCAGAAGACGGTGGGGTGGCCGGGGGAACGGCGCTCGCTCCAGCTTGAATTGCGGGTGCTGGCGGACGTCGGCCTGCTGGGGCTGCCCAATGCAGGCAAGTCGACGCTGATCAGCGCGGTATCCAACGCACGGCCGCGGATTGCGGACTACCCCTTCACCACGCTGTACCCCCATCTTGGCGTCGTGCGGGTGGGGCCTGAGCAGAGCTTTGTGATTGCAGACTTGCCTGGCCTCATCGAAGGCGCTTCGGAAGGGGCTGGGCTGGGGCACCAGTTTTTGCGACATCTGCAACGTACCCGCTTGTTGTTGCACGTGGTCGATATGGCGCCCTTTGACGGCAGCGACCCCGTTGCCGGTGCCCAAAAAATTGTCGAAGAGCTGCGCAAGTACGACGAAGCGCTGTACCAAAAACCTCGCTGGCTCGTGCTCAACAAGGTCGATATGGTTCCCGAAGAGGAACGCGCCGAACGGGTGCAAGCGCTTGTGGCCCGGATGGAGGAAGGCGCGCCGGTTTTTTGCATCTCGGCGTTGACCCACATGGGCTGTACGGCGCTAATGCAGGCCGTGTACCAGCATCTCGCATCGTTGCGTGCGAATTCGATCGAAGAACCGCAGGATGGGCGGTTTGCGTAGGGGATGCGCAGTGAAAGCGGACCCGAACAAACCGTTGATGCTTTCGATCTTCAACATCTCAACGGCATTCAGAGTCCCAGATCGCACGCTCCTTAGTATTGTCTGGAGGCGGGTATGCACAGGGATTCTCAGGAGGAAGCGTGGTTGTCGAAGACACAGGGGGCTTCGCAGCAGGGGGGCGCAATCCCGGGTATTTCGCTTGAACTACACCGGCGATTTGCCAGAGAACTAACGCATTCACCA contains:
- a CDS encoding winged helix-turn-helix transcriptional regulator, whose product is MENKENTLAIHRLLALLEARYAMRILWALADGRAQTFRLLQDSVGGVTPNTLNARLKELRAAGVITHGTGGYFLTPAGEQLVACVGTLVNLAVRWSGEGRMPNGVAAVRMGRVSCAEDKAS
- a CDS encoding ParA family protein; its protein translation is MAWNLCVANQKGGVGKTTTTVNLAAGLAKLGRRVLMVDLDPQGNATMGSGIDKRTLPLSVYHVLLGTATIEEARVRNARLFDAGCGYDVVAANRELSGAEVELVELERRESRLREALALVDDAYDFILVDCPPSLSMLTLNALCCARGVVVPMQCEYFALEGLADLVNTIRQVHANLHRGLQHIGLLRIMFDPRVTLQQQVSQELEARYQDKGQLFQTIIPRNVRLAEAPSYGLPGVVFDPSSKGARAFCAFAQELADRFATA
- the cgtA gene encoding Obg family GTPase CgtA; its protein translation is MKFVDEAYIEICAGDGGAGCSAFRHEKFREFGGPSGGDGGRGGHVYAVADPNLNTLVDYRYARRHEAQRGQHGMGSDMYGAAGHDITLKMPVGTVIRDAQSGEVLFELLQPGEVITLAKGGDGGFGNLHYKSSTNRAPRQKTVGWPGERRSLQLELRVLADVGLLGLPNAGKSTLISAVSNARPRIADYPFTTLYPHLGVVRVGPEQSFVIADLPGLIEGASEGAGLGHQFLRHLQRTRLLLHVVDMAPFDGSDPVAGAQKIVEELRKYDEALYQKPRWLVLNKVDMVPEEERAERVQALVARMEEGAPVFCISALTHMGCTALMQAVYQHLASLRANSIEEPQDGRFA
- the rplU gene encoding 50S ribosomal protein L21; the protein is MYAVIKTGGKQYKVAPGEKIKVEQIAAEVGQEVVLSEVLAVGAGAELRVGAPLVAGVSVRAKVLSQGKHPKVRIFKLRRRKHYQKHQGHRQRYTELLIEAIDTIEG
- the rpmA gene encoding 50S ribosomal protein L27, which codes for MAHKKGGGSTRNGRDSQPKMLGVKVFGSQRIQAGAIIVRQRGTRFHPGTNVGLGRDHTLFALTDGTVQFAVRGALRRQTVSVVAA